The Sulfurimonas lithotrophica genome includes a region encoding these proteins:
- a CDS encoding Na/Pi cotransporter family protein — MYKKYIYTLFLLFLAFLMFSNENAKEIIAGITIFLIGMVFMEDGFKLFSGGILEDILKKSTSNLLKSIFSGFLATSVVQSSSLLTIIVISFLSAELITLSGAVGVIFGSNIGTTTTAWIVSSFGVKIDIAKYALPMISFGVIFNFNKDKNYKGFGNILLGLGFVFLGIAYMKSGFESLKDAIDLASLAIDGYLGVLVYVFIGAIATIIIQSSSATMALIITALAAGHIEYYNALSLAIGANIGTTVTAIIGSFNSNNNAKRLAVAHLIFNIVTAFVAVVFLYQLSDFVKYLSSNIGISKEDYILQLALFHTLFNVLGVLLVAPFTKYLVKYLLSIFKEKDTDAKAKYLDETVINLPEAALSAIKKEVEHLYDNSVEVISHALSLHRHKYIGSNDIMCVVEESTAEIYTDIDKYYNENIKGLYSEILYFSTLAQEGMESELQDEVYRLKISCRHIVEAIKSVKELQKNINRNLHTKNSYIRSEYNNLRKNIAKTIDTIYAIRNTEDDLDSISKIQILKKEIEELDYIQNGKIDSLIREDKIDSKSATSLINDNAFTYDIATKLIESAITLWVKDKDIRTLGRSV, encoded by the coding sequence ATGTACAAAAAATATATATACACTTTGTTTTTGTTGTTTTTAGCTTTTTTAATGTTCTCAAACGAAAATGCAAAAGAGATTATTGCAGGAATTACCATATTTTTAATCGGTATGGTTTTTATGGAGGATGGTTTTAAACTCTTTAGCGGAGGCATCTTGGAAGATATACTGAAAAAAAGTACGTCAAACTTGTTAAAGTCTATATTTTCAGGATTTTTGGCAACGTCCGTTGTGCAAAGCTCATCTCTGCTTACGATAATAGTTATATCTTTTTTAAGTGCAGAGTTAATAACTCTAAGCGGTGCAGTCGGTGTAATATTCGGCTCAAACATAGGTACTACTACAACGGCATGGATAGTATCTAGCTTTGGGGTAAAAATAGATATAGCAAAATATGCACTGCCGATGATAAGTTTCGGAGTCATTTTTAATTTTAACAAAGATAAAAACTATAAAGGTTTTGGAAATATATTACTTGGACTCGGATTTGTATTTTTAGGCATCGCCTATATGAAAAGCGGATTTGAATCTTTAAAAGATGCAATTGATTTGGCATCTTTGGCAATTGATGGTTATCTGGGAGTTTTAGTATATGTGTTTATCGGCGCAATAGCTACTATTATAATCCAGTCAAGTTCGGCTACTATGGCACTAATCATAACTGCTTTGGCAGCAGGCCATATAGAATACTACAATGCCCTCTCACTTGCTATAGGTGCAAATATAGGTACTACGGTTACGGCAATTATAGGCTCTTTTAACTCAAACAACAATGCCAAAAGATTGGCAGTTGCGCATCTGATATTTAATATAGTTACCGCATTTGTTGCCGTAGTTTTTTTATATCAACTCTCAGATTTTGTAAAATATCTCTCATCAAATATCGGAATATCAAAAGAAGATTATATACTGCAACTTGCACTTTTTCATACCCTGTTTAATGTCTTAGGGGTATTACTGGTAGCACCTTTTACTAAATACTTGGTCAAATATCTTTTATCTATTTTTAAAGAAAAAGATACAGATGCAAAAGCCAAATATTTAGATGAGACCGTTATAAATTTACCCGAAGCTGCACTAAGTGCAATAAAAAAAGAGGTAGAGCATCTTTATGATAACTCTGTTGAAGTTATATCGCATGCACTCTCTCTTCATAGGCATAAATATATTGGCAGTAACGACATTATGTGTGTCGTGGAAGAATCAACGGCAGAGATTTATACCGACATAGACAAGTATTATAATGAAAATATTAAAGGCTTATATAGCGAAATATTATACTTTTCTACACTTGCCCAAGAGGGGATGGAGAGTGAATTACAAGATGAGGTTTATAGGTTGAAAATATCTTGTAGGCATATAGTTGAAGCTATCAAGAGTGTTAAAGAGTTACAAAAAAATATAAACAGGAATCTTCATACTAAAAACAGTTATATAAGAAGCGAATACAATAATTTAAGAAAAAATATTGCTAAAACCATAGATACAATCTATGCTATACGAAATACGGAAGATGATTTAGACAGCATCTCTAAAATACAAATTCTCAAAAAGGAGATTGAAGAGTTAGACTATATTCAAAACGGAAAGATAGATTCACTTATTCGTGAAGATAAAATTGATTCAAAATCGGCTACATCGCTTATAAACGACAATGCGTTTACATATGATATTGCAACAAAGCTTATCGAGTCTGCTATAACATTGTGGGTAAAAGATAAAGATATAAGAACACTGGGAAGGAGTGTATAA
- a CDS encoding pyrimidine/purine nucleoside phosphorylase: protein MTKLENISMIKEANIYFDGKVNSRTIFLQDGSKQTLGVMQPGEYTFDTNEAEIMEMMSGELEIRLPGESEFKKLNTPESFNVPANSSFDLKIKTVTDYCCSYITD, encoded by the coding sequence ATGACAAAATTAGAAAATATATCTATGATAAAAGAAGCAAATATTTATTTTGACGGTAAGGTTAACAGTCGTACAATTTTTTTACAAGACGGAAGTAAACAAACTTTAGGCGTAATGCAACCCGGAGAATACACTTTCGATACAAATGAAGCCGAAATCATGGAAATGATGAGCGGTGAACTTGAGATAAGATTACCTGGTGAGAGCGAATTTAAAAAACTGAACACGCCTGAGAGTTTTAACGTTCCCGCAAATTCAAGTTTTGATTTAAAAATAAAAACTGTAACAGATTATTGTTGTAGTTACATAACAGACTAA
- a CDS encoding ATP-dependent zinc protease family protein has product MVDKKIIGKKELISIVDLDLYDLDAKVDTGADSNALHCDDIYIDDDNFVHFKLLDEVHESYHGRKMKMPLHKVKNVRSSNGELQTRPSIKVTVDFFGKKYKTVISLTNRADMKFPMLIGRKFLSGKFLVDVSQEYIAKEEEK; this is encoded by the coding sequence ATGGTTGATAAAAAAATTATTGGTAAAAAAGAACTTATATCTATCGTAGATTTAGATTTATACGACTTGGATGCAAAAGTCGATACGGGGGCTGATTCTAATGCCCTTCATTGTGATGATATATACATAGACGATGATAACTTTGTTCATTTTAAACTTCTTGATGAAGTGCATGAATCATATCATGGTAGAAAAATGAAAATGCCGCTTCACAAGGTTAAAAACGTAAGAAGCTCAAACGGGGAACTTCAAACACGCCCATCAATAAAAGTTACCGTCGATTTTTTTGGAAAAAAATATAAAACCGTCATATCTTTAACAAACAGAGCAGACATGAAATTCCCGATGCTAATTGGCAGAAAGTTTTTAAGCGGAAAGTTTTTAGTTGACGTATCGCAGGAGTATATAGCAAAGGAGGAAGAGAAATGA
- a CDS encoding phosphate/phosphite/phosphonate ABC transporter substrate-binding protein, whose amino-acid sequence MKFVLSFFILFYININAKDIVFGVVPQQSPHVLLTKWLPITKELSKISGYNIIFKTESSITKFEKELYEGKYDIAYMNPYHFVIANKLKGYNAVARSKKSIQGIVLGTKKMLLNKKSIQGSTFLFPAPKAFAATLLTKYELKKKFGIDIDKNSKVLYVNSHDSVYKGLARNIGDFGGGIVRTFNNMKDKEVKNKVSILYKTSKYPSHPIAINPKLPENVQKKLKTSIFKISTETFKKLNIPNIIQISNDEYKSVKQLAIELNIY is encoded by the coding sequence ATGAAGTTTGTATTGTCCTTTTTTATATTATTTTATATAAACATAAATGCCAAAGATATTGTCTTTGGCGTAGTTCCTCAGCAAAGTCCGCACGTACTTCTGACAAAGTGGCTCCCTATAACAAAAGAACTCTCCAAGATAAGCGGTTACAACATTATCTTTAAAACAGAATCTTCTATAACAAAATTTGAAAAAGAGTTATATGAAGGAAAATACGATATAGCTTATATGAATCCCTACCACTTTGTTATAGCAAATAAATTAAAAGGCTACAACGCCGTAGCCAGATCTAAAAAATCGATTCAAGGTATAGTTTTAGGTACTAAAAAAATGCTGTTAAATAAAAAAAGTATTCAAGGCTCGACCTTTTTATTTCCCGCTCCAAAAGCATTTGCAGCTACTCTTCTAACAAAATATGAGCTTAAAAAAAAGTTTGGAATAGATATAGACAAAAACTCTAAAGTTTTGTATGTAAATTCACATGATTCCGTTTACAAAGGTTTAGCCAGAAACATAGGTGACTTTGGCGGAGGTATAGTTAGAACTTTTAACAATATGAAAGATAAAGAGGTTAAAAACAAGGTATCTATACTTTATAAAACCAGTAAATATCCAAGCCATCCAATAGCCATAAATCCAAAACTCCCAGAAAATGTTCAGAAAAAATTAAAAACTAGTATATTTAAAATATCTACAGAAACTTTTAAAAAACTAAATATTCCAAACATTATACAAATCTCAAATGATGAATACAAAAGCGTTAAACAATTGGCAATAGAGTTAAATATTTACTAG
- a CDS encoding succinylglutamate desuccinylase/aspartoacylase family protein, which yields MPAEKFFLGGYEVLKGTNTKIDIELPKLYNTPTKLPIRVIRGKRNGPTVFISAAIHGDELNGIEIIRRLRKLNILKKLRGTLILVPVVNVYGMMNLSRYLPDRRDLNRSFPGSSKGSLASRVAKIFFDEIVLKCDLGIDLHTASIHKSNLPQIRTNIDDENTFRLAKAFEAPVVLHSELRDGSLRSVAQEKGVPILLYEAGEALRFDEQSIRIGVKGIVNVLRANEMLPKTPNKKVAKTPIITKTSKWIRSIESGMLRTIKALGETVYENEVIAYIDEPLGDESFEILSPYDGIIIGKSEIPLIQEGDAVFHIANFKNLEVADKKLEYFSEDAIEQSEFYELNNEEIIE from the coding sequence ATGCCGGCTGAAAAGTTTTTTTTAGGTGGTTATGAAGTACTAAAAGGGACAAATACAAAAATAGATATAGAACTGCCTAAACTTTACAATACGCCTACCAAACTACCTATAAGGGTAATTAGAGGAAAAAGAAACGGACCGACTGTATTTATAAGTGCAGCTATACACGGGGACGAACTTAACGGTATAGAAATTATTAGAAGGCTTAGAAAACTAAATATTCTAAAAAAACTAAGAGGCACTTTGATTCTCGTACCTGTCGTAAATGTATATGGAATGATGAATCTTTCGCGTTACCTGCCAGATAGAAGGGATTTAAACAGAAGTTTTCCCGGAAGTTCCAAAGGTTCGCTAGCCAGCAGGGTTGCAAAAATATTTTTTGATGAGATTGTATTAAAATGCGATTTGGGAATAGATTTGCATACTGCATCTATACATAAATCAAACCTACCTCAAATTAGAACAAATATTGATGATGAAAATACTTTTAGACTTGCAAAAGCTTTTGAAGCACCTGTAGTTCTTCACTCAGAATTAAGGGACGGTTCACTTCGTTCAGTCGCACAAGAAAAAGGCGTACCTATACTTCTATACGAAGCAGGCGAAGCACTTAGGTTTGATGAACAAAGCATCCGAATAGGTGTTAAAGGTATTGTAAATGTTTTAAGAGCAAACGAGATGCTGCCAAAAACACCAAACAAAAAAGTTGCCAAAACACCTATAATCACTAAAACAAGTAAATGGATACGCTCTATTGAGAGTGGGATGCTAAGAACCATAAAGGCACTTGGTGAGACCGTTTATGAAAATGAAGTTATCGCATACATTGATGAGCCTTTAGGTGATGAGAGTTTTGAAATACTATCACCTTATGACGGTATAATCATAGGAAAATCAGAAATCCCTCTTATTCAAGAAGGGGATGCAGTATTTCATATAGCTAATTTTAAAAACCTTGAAGTAGCCGATAAAAAGTTGGAGTACTTTAGTGAAGATGCTATTGAGCAAAGTGAATTTTACGAATTAAACAATGAAGAGATTATTGAATAG
- a CDS encoding MoaD/ThiS family protein, translating into MVRIEFLGPIQKEPLELEITNLKELATVLQEDKDMSEWLKNSAVAVNDNLVSSLDTDLKDGDKVSLLPPVCGG; encoded by the coding sequence ATGGTAAGAATAGAGTTTTTAGGTCCTATACAAAAAGAACCATTAGAGTTGGAAATAACAAATTTAAAAGAACTGGCAACTGTTTTACAAGAAGATAAAGATATGAGTGAATGGTTAAAAAATTCCGCCGTGGCAGTGAATGATAACTTAGTGTCTTCACTTGATACAGACTTAAAAGACGGGGATAAAGTCTCATTACTTCCTCCTGTTTGCGGTGGATGA
- a CDS encoding malic enzyme-like NAD(P)-binding protein, producing the protein MPKKAKLDKEALDYHQFPQPGKISVEVTKPVKTQKDLSLAYTPGVAVPCLKIADNPSDAYKYTAKKNLVAVISNGTAVLGLGDIGALASKPVMEGKSVLFKSFSAINSFDIEVDTDNVDRFCSVVSAIAPTFGGINLEDIKAPECFEIEKRLVEELDIPVMHDDQHGTAVISAAGIINASKIAGKYTEHLKIVIVGAGAAAISCARLYKELGADEIYMLDSRGLIHEGRSDLNHYKREFACECWMEHKEIFENADVVVGLSKPGTFTLEDIKLMDKNPIIFALSNPTPEVFPDEVKKVRPDAIVATGRSDFDNQVNNVLGFPFIFRGALDTQAKEINTQMKLAASKALALLTKEPVPEYLNEIYGKKLEFGKDYIIPKPFDKRLIVEVSSAVAEAAIESGSSPLKDFDMDAYRAELATLLEE; encoded by the coding sequence ATGCCAAAAAAAGCAAAACTAGATAAAGAAGCACTAGATTACCATCAGTTTCCACAACCGGGAAAAATTTCGGTTGAAGTGACAAAACCTGTTAAAACCCAAAAAGATTTATCTCTCGCATATACCCCGGGTGTAGCCGTGCCGTGTTTAAAGATTGCCGATAATCCATCAGATGCATATAAATACACTGCTAAGAAAAATTTAGTAGCCGTTATATCAAACGGTACTGCAGTTTTAGGTCTTGGCGATATAGGAGCACTTGCATCTAAGCCTGTCATGGAAGGTAAAAGTGTTTTGTTTAAAAGTTTCTCGGCAATAAACAGTTTTGATATAGAAGTAGATACCGATAACGTAGATAGATTTTGCTCTGTCGTATCTGCTATAGCTCCTACATTTGGAGGGATAAATTTAGAAGATATCAAAGCACCTGAGTGTTTTGAGATAGAAAAACGTTTAGTTGAAGAGTTGGATATTCCGGTAATGCATGATGACCAGCACGGAACGGCTGTTATATCTGCAGCGGGGATTATAAACGCAAGTAAGATAGCGGGAAAATATACCGAGCATCTTAAGATAGTAATAGTGGGTGCGGGAGCTGCAGCCATATCATGTGCAAGACTTTACAAAGAGCTTGGTGCGGATGAGATTTATATGCTTGATTCACGCGGATTAATCCATGAGGGAAGAAGTGATTTGAATCATTACAAACGTGAGTTTGCTTGTGAGTGTTGGATGGAACATAAAGAGATATTTGAAAATGCAGACGTTGTAGTCGGGCTTTCAAAACCGGGTACTTTTACACTTGAGGATATTAAACTTATGGATAAAAACCCAATCATCTTTGCTCTCTCAAATCCAACTCCCGAAGTCTTTCCCGATGAAGTGAAAAAAGTAAGACCCGATGCTATAGTGGCAACGGGAAGAAGTGACTTTGACAATCAAGTAAACAACGTGCTTGGTTTTCCTTTTATTTTTAGAGGGGCTTTGGATACACAGGCAAAAGAGATAAATACCCAGATGAAACTTGCAGCTTCAAAAGCTTTGGCACTTTTGACAAAAGAGCCGGTCCCTGAGTATCTAAACGAGATATACGGGAAAAAACTGGAGTTTGGCAAAGATTATATAATCCCAAAACCTTTTGATAAAAGACTGATAGTTGAGGTTTCATCTGCCGTAGCCGAGGCCGCAATAGAAAGCGGTTCGTCACCGCTAAAAGATTTTGATATGGATGCTTACAGAGCTGAACTTGCTACTCTTTTAGAAGAGTAG
- a CDS encoding MqnA/MqnD/SBP family protein, producing MRYYSGVPAVVNEKFLTRRVDAAFISSIRARKFNNVNLGIIAKKEVQSVIAIPSKTNIKDVASATSNILVDILGVEGEVLIGDRALRYYLSGGEHIDLAKLWNQKYNLPFVFALLSFHKDKKLYKRIEKNFIKQRVKIPNYILSDASKRTGIAKKDILNYLKCISYDFDKKAQLGLKAFYSKVDKLKH from the coding sequence ATGCGTTACTATAGTGGAGTACCCGCTGTCGTAAATGAAAAATTTTTAACCCGTCGCGTAGATGCGGCGTTTATATCAAGCATACGTGCCAGAAAATTCAACAATGTAAACTTAGGGATTATCGCCAAAAAAGAGGTTCAAAGCGTAATAGCAATCCCAAGCAAAACTAACATAAAAGATGTAGCATCGGCAACATCAAATATTTTAGTAGATATTTTGGGAGTAGAGGGCGAAGTACTTATAGGTGACAGAGCACTTAGGTATTATCTAAGTGGAGGTGAGCATATAGATTTGGCAAAACTGTGGAATCAAAAATATAACTTGCCCTTTGTGTTTGCCCTTCTTAGTTTTCATAAAGATAAAAAACTTTATAAACGAATAGAAAAAAACTTTATAAAGCAAAGAGTAAAAATACCAAACTATATACTTTCAGATGCATCAAAAAGAACAGGCATAGCAAAAAAAGATATACTCAATTATCTAAAATGCATCTCATACGACTTTGATAAAAAAGCACAGCTTGGACTGAAAGCTTTTTATTCAAAAGTAGATAAACTAAAGCACTGA
- the pgm gene encoding phosphoglucomutase (alpha-D-glucose-1,6-bisphosphate-dependent): protein MADAKAGKIVDKNDLVDIDALIDAYYKNTPDISNEEQKVVFGTSGHRGCSFKNSFNETHILAISQALSDYRKENNIKGTLFIAKDTHALSTPAEISALKVFIANGIKCAVAENDGYTPTPVLSFTVIEANKTSKELSDGVVITPSHNPPQDGGFKYNAIHGGPADTDVTSTIETKANEYIANKLEGVKTVDEKTAFESAQKFDFITPYVKALDEVIDMKLLQGAKLNVGVDPLGGSGIEVYKKINEIYGLGLDIVNDKVDKTFSFMSCDHDGKVRMDCSSPYAMSSLISLKDKYDLAFANDPDFDRHGIVTKNGLMNPNHYLSVAIWYLFQNREGWSKGLKIGKTLVSSSMIDRVAKSINTEVYETPVGFKWFVDGLKNGYLGFGGEESAGASFLRKDGSEWSNDKDGIILNLLAYEITAKLKKDPSQIYKELEEQFGKAYYERSDAPATSTQKAKLKKLSPNDISSKTLAGEEITDIFTNAKGNDKMIGGLKVVTKNGWFAARPSGTEDIYKIYAESFISKEHLATIQNEAKEIVLSVIK, encoded by the coding sequence TTGGCAGATGCAAAAGCAGGAAAGATAGTAGATAAAAATGATTTGGTAGATATAGATGCACTCATAGATGCATACTATAAAAATACACCCGATATATCCAACGAAGAACAAAAAGTCGTGTTTGGAACATCGGGGCATCGCGGATGTTCTTTTAAAAACTCTTTTAATGAAACTCATATCCTAGCTATAAGTCAGGCTTTAAGTGATTACAGAAAAGAGAACAACATAAAAGGCACTCTTTTTATAGCAAAAGATACTCATGCCCTCTCAACTCCTGCCGAAATTTCCGCATTAAAAGTTTTTATTGCAAACGGTATCAAATGTGCCGTAGCTGAGAATGACGGTTATACTCCGACACCGGTTCTTTCTTTTACCGTTATAGAAGCAAATAAAACAAGTAAAGAACTGAGTGACGGCGTAGTTATAACACCTTCGCACAATCCACCCCAAGACGGCGGTTTTAAATATAACGCTATACACGGCGGTCCTGCAGATACAGATGTTACGAGTACAATCGAGACAAAAGCAAACGAGTATATAGCAAATAAGCTTGAAGGTGTAAAAACTGTTGATGAAAAAACTGCCTTTGAATCTGCTCAAAAATTTGACTTTATAACACCTTACGTAAAAGCTTTGGATGAAGTTATAGATATGAAACTACTGCAAGGGGCTAAGTTAAATGTAGGTGTCGATCCACTTGGCGGTTCAGGTATAGAGGTATATAAAAAAATCAACGAGATATATGGGCTTGGACTTGACATAGTCAATGATAAAGTGGATAAAACTTTTTCTTTTATGTCGTGCGACCATGACGGAAAAGTCAGAATGGATTGTTCATCTCCTTATGCAATGAGTTCACTAATCTCACTAAAAGACAAGTATGATTTAGCATTTGCAAACGACCCTGATTTTGACCGCCACGGCATCGTTACAAAAAACGGACTTATGAATCCAAACCACTATCTATCTGTTGCTATCTGGTATCTTTTCCAAAATCGCGAGGGCTGGAGTAAAGGTTTAAAAATAGGAAAAACTTTAGTATCTAGCTCTATGATAGACCGCGTTGCAAAATCTATAAACACCGAAGTTTATGAAACACCTGTCGGTTTTAAATGGTTTGTTGATGGACTTAAAAACGGTTATCTTGGATTTGGCGGCGAAGAGAGTGCGGGAGCTTCGTTTTTAAGAAAAGACGGCAGTGAGTGGTCAAACGACAAAGACGGCATCATATTAAACCTTTTAGCATATGAAATAACTGCAAAATTAAAAAAAGACCCCTCTCAAATCTACAAAGAGCTTGAAGAGCAGTTTGGCAAAGCATATTACGAGAGAAGTGATGCACCTGCAACTTCTACACAAAAAGCAAAACTAAAAAAACTTAGCCCAAACGACATAAGTTCAAAAACTTTAGCAGGTGAAGAGATTACAGATATTTTTACAAATGCAAAAGGAAATGATAAAATGATTGGCGGACTTAAAGTCGTGACTAAAAACGGTTGGTTTGCAGCAAGACCTTCAGGAACCGAAGATATTTACAAAATTTATGCCGAGAGTTTTATCTCTAAGGAGCATTTAGCTACAATTCAAAATGAAGCTAAAGAAATAGTTCTTAGCGTAATAAAATAA
- the rimK gene encoding 30S ribosomal protein S6--L-glutamate ligase translates to MRVYILSRNKELYSTKRLVEAGEQRGWDIQVIDYLRCSIEIMKGELKVNYKGKELPVPDAIIPRIGASRTFYGTAMVRHFEMMDVFSTSGNLAIKRSRDKLRSLQVLSKFGVDMPKTIFASNKSSAKDVIALSGGTPLVLKILEGTQGVGVVLVDTQKAAKSVLDAFYGMDVNLLVQEFIEEAGGADIRALVVGGEVVGAMKRQGAEGDFRSNLHQGGSATAHKLTRKEKSTALAAAKAMGLGVCGVDMIPSKRGPLVMEVNSSPGLEGIEKSTGLDIAGKIMEYIEKNVTPKSDTTKKKKRIKRDSIGA, encoded by the coding sequence ATGAGAGTATATATATTATCAAGAAATAAAGAGTTGTATTCTACTAAAAGATTGGTAGAAGCAGGTGAACAAAGAGGCTGGGATATTCAGGTTATAGACTACTTAAGATGCTCGATTGAGATCATGAAAGGCGAACTAAAAGTAAACTACAAAGGCAAAGAGTTGCCCGTCCCTGATGCAATCATTCCAAGAATAGGTGCAAGCCGTACTTTTTACGGTACTGCAATGGTAAGACACTTTGAGATGATGGATGTTTTTAGCACATCGGGAAATCTTGCTATAAAAAGAAGCAGGGACAAACTTAGAAGTCTTCAAGTACTCTCAAAATTCGGCGTAGATATGCCAAAGACTATCTTTGCATCAAATAAATCAAGTGCAAAAGACGTTATTGCTTTAAGTGGCGGAACACCTTTAGTGTTAAAAATATTAGAGGGTACACAAGGTGTAGGTGTAGTCTTGGTAGATACGCAAAAAGCGGCGAAATCAGTACTGGACGCATTTTACGGAATGGATGTTAACTTACTTGTTCAAGAGTTCATCGAAGAAGCAGGAGGAGCCGATATAAGAGCTTTGGTTGTAGGCGGAGAAGTAGTAGGTGCAATGAAGCGTCAAGGTGCCGAAGGAGACTTTAGATCAAACCTGCATCAAGGCGGAAGTGCAACCGCACATAAACTCACACGTAAAGAAAAATCAACTGCCCTAGCTGCTGCAAAAGCAATGGGATTAGGGGTATGCGGAGTCGATATGATTCCATCTAAACGTGGACCGCTTGTAATGGAGGTAAATTCTTCTCCCGGACTTGAAGGTATTGAGAAGTCAACCGGACTTGATATCGCAGGAAAAATCATGGAGTATATAGAAAAAAACGTAACTCCAAAATCTGATACGACAAAAAAGAAAAAAAGAATAAAAAGAGATTCTATAGGAGCATAA